One Hyphomicrobium sp. CS1GBMeth3 DNA segment encodes these proteins:
- a CDS encoding sulfite exporter TauE/SafE family protein, with amino-acid sequence MRLIAAFIAGLAVGVLGGLIGLGGAEFRLPLLIAWFDFLPLQAVIINKAMSLIVVSSALPFRANTVPFGELASHWFTIANLLSGSLIGAWVGAGWAMRLSAQALQRTIAIILVVIAVVLFLGHDPSSPGAVVTGSVQIAAGVLAGFWIGVVAALLGVAGGELLIPTLILLFGVDVKLAGSLSLAVSLPTMIVGFARYSRDRSFEVLRQQSGFVVAMAAGSIVGSFVGGQLLGIVPSAILIPLLVLLLLISAAKAWVHENREDKKCYQKVGG; translated from the coding sequence TTGCGTCTGATAGCAGCCTTCATTGCCGGATTAGCCGTTGGTGTGCTCGGCGGTCTGATCGGTCTGGGTGGGGCGGAATTCCGACTTCCACTATTGATCGCGTGGTTTGATTTTCTGCCGCTTCAAGCCGTCATCATCAACAAGGCGATGAGTCTGATCGTGGTCAGCTCCGCTTTGCCCTTCCGGGCGAACACCGTTCCCTTCGGAGAGTTAGCTTCTCACTGGTTCACAATTGCCAATCTCCTCAGCGGCAGCCTGATCGGCGCTTGGGTTGGCGCCGGCTGGGCAATGCGTCTTTCTGCGCAAGCACTCCAACGCACGATCGCAATCATCCTCGTTGTCATCGCAGTGGTTTTGTTTTTGGGACACGACCCTTCGTCACCGGGCGCGGTTGTCACCGGCTCAGTTCAGATTGCAGCAGGCGTTCTCGCAGGGTTTTGGATCGGCGTGGTGGCAGCGTTGCTTGGCGTGGCCGGTGGCGAGCTACTGATCCCGACACTGATCTTGCTTTTCGGCGTCGACGTTAAGTTGGCAGGGAGCCTGTCGCTTGCTGTCAGTCTTCCTACGATGATCGTAGGGTTCGCCCGCTATAGCAGGGACCGCAGTTTCGAGGTGTTGAGGCAGCAATCTGGCTTCGTCGTGGCGATGGCTGCTGGATCAATAGTCGGTAGTTTTGTTGGGGGCCAGCTTCTCGGGATCGTCCCGTCTGCGATCCTTATCCCGTTATTGGTTCTGCTGCTGCTGATCTCCGCCGCAAAGGCTTGGGTGCACGAAAACCGCGAGGACAAAAAATGCTATCAAAAAGTCGGCGGTTGA
- a CDS encoding DUF1153 domain-containing protein, protein MTEHQMRARVRYVIGPDGSPLTVADLPPRDTKRWVIRRKAEVVAAVRGGLISIEEACERYKLTVDEFLSWQRSIDKHGLPGLRATRIQDYRG, encoded by the coding sequence ATGACCGAACATCAGATGAGAGCGCGCGTGCGCTACGTCATTGGCCCCGATGGGAGCCCCTTGACGGTTGCCGATCTCCCGCCGCGGGACACGAAACGCTGGGTCATCCGCCGTAAGGCGGAGGTCGTGGCGGCCGTGCGCGGAGGGCTCATTAGCATCGAGGAAGCGTGCGAGCGCTACAAGCTGACAGTGGACGAGTTTCTGTCCTGGCAGCGCTCGATCGACAAGCACGGTCTTCCCGGGCTTAGGGCTACCCGCATCCAAGACTACCGGGGCTGA
- the mnmA gene encoding tRNA 2-thiouridine(34) synthase MnmA, producing the protein MASPSLETPIGDGRKKRVVVAMSGGVDSSVVAGLLAQSGHEVIGITLQLYDHGEAAGRKGACCAGQDVQDARRVAQKLDIPHYVLDYEKRFSDAVMKSFAESYVAGETPIPCVTCNQTIKFHDLLGTARELGADLLATGHYVQRGQGRDGPALFRASDVERDQSYFLFATTREQLASLWFPLGGMLKPDVRALACDLGLIVADKPDSQDICFVQKGRYSDVIERLKPGALRAGDIVHVDGRRLGRHDGIVNYTIGQRRGLGIASAEPLYVLSLDAQRNEVVVGPRDFLRTHTLVLRNVNWLGDGTLADAVAGGGAEVYARIRSSQAPQPATVTIGDDGAVTVTLRDGEHGAAAGQACVLYADGTTDSRVLGGGWIAQATKADKMARLESPA; encoded by the coding sequence GTGGCATCGCCATCCCTCGAAACTCCGATTGGAGACGGCCGTAAGAAGCGCGTCGTCGTCGCCATGTCCGGCGGCGTCGATTCCTCTGTCGTGGCCGGCCTGCTGGCCCAGTCCGGGCACGAGGTGATCGGCATCACGCTGCAGCTCTACGACCACGGCGAGGCGGCCGGCCGCAAGGGCGCCTGCTGCGCCGGGCAGGACGTGCAGGACGCGCGCCGCGTGGCCCAGAAGCTCGACATCCCCCACTACGTCCTCGACTACGAGAAGCGCTTCTCGGACGCAGTGATGAAGTCGTTCGCCGAGAGCTACGTCGCGGGCGAAACCCCGATCCCCTGCGTCACCTGCAATCAGACCATTAAGTTCCACGACCTGCTCGGCACCGCACGCGAGCTTGGCGCCGATCTGCTCGCCACCGGCCATTACGTGCAGCGCGGCCAGGGCCGCGATGGCCCTGCCCTGTTCCGTGCCAGCGACGTCGAACGCGACCAGAGCTATTTCCTGTTCGCCACCACGCGCGAGCAGCTCGCGAGCCTCTGGTTTCCCCTCGGCGGCATGCTGAAGCCCGACGTGCGCGCGCTGGCTTGCGATCTTGGGCTCATCGTCGCCGACAAACCCGATAGCCAGGACATCTGCTTCGTTCAGAAGGGCCGCTACAGCGACGTGATCGAACGCCTGAAGCCCGGCGCGCTGCGCGCGGGAGACATCGTTCACGTCGACGGCCGCCGGCTCGGCCGCCACGATGGAATCGTGAACTACACCATCGGCCAGCGCCGCGGCCTCGGCATCGCGTCGGCCGAGCCCCTCTACGTGCTGTCCCTCGACGCCCAGCGCAACGAGGTGGTGGTGGGACCACGTGACTTCTTGCGCACGCATACCCTCGTTCTTAGAAACGTGAACTGGCTTGGAGACGGCACGCTTGCCGACGCCGTCGCCGGCGGGGGAGCAGAAGTCTACGCGCGGATCCGCTCATCGCAGGCCCCACAGCCCGCCACGGTCACCATCGGAGACGACGGTGCCGTGACCGTGACGCTGCGCGATGGAGAGCATGGCGCCGCCGCAGGGCAGGCCTGCGTTCTTTATGCCGACGGAACGACGGATTCTCGTGTACTGGGCGGCGGATGGATTGCACAGGCTACGAAGGCCGATAAAATGGCGCGTCTGGAATCGCCGGCATGA
- a CDS encoding DUF3617 family protein encodes MRSGAMGRAVAVIAGVLALDGPALADEASLPERKAGLWELHTVMDEGLGPKDQTLKMCVDAEMEHNTVKASSVEHANQCTKYEVKREGEKTVVDMSCQFASRHVKSRTEMTGDFKSALLVKIDSTTSGDHNGQTVAVKRTITQIGKYLGESCGELVGGEAMGSDGSRVMVQ; translated from the coding sequence ATGCGCTCGGGAGCTATGGGGCGTGCGGTTGCGGTTATTGCAGGAGTGCTCGCGCTCGACGGGCCTGCGCTCGCGGACGAGGCCAGCCTTCCGGAGCGCAAGGCCGGTCTCTGGGAGCTGCATACGGTGATGGATGAGGGGCTCGGCCCGAAGGATCAGACGCTCAAGATGTGCGTCGATGCCGAGATGGAGCACAACACCGTCAAAGCGAGCAGTGTCGAGCACGCCAACCAGTGCACGAAGTACGAGGTCAAGCGCGAGGGTGAAAAGACGGTCGTCGACATGTCGTGCCAGTTTGCGAGCCGGCACGTGAAGAGCCGCACGGAGATGACCGGCGATTTCAAGTCGGCGTTGCTGGTCAAGATCGATAGCACGACCTCCGGCGATCACAACGGTCAGACGGTGGCGGTGAAGCGCACGATCACGCAGATAGGCAAATATCTCGGGGAGAGCTGCGGCGAGCTTGTTGGTGGCGAGGCCATGGGCTCGGATGGCAGCCGCGTGATGGTGCAGTAG
- a CDS encoding RNA polymerase sigma factor — translation MDEIQSRMIQLLPRLRRFALALTGDKDKADDLVQDTCERALAHLDQWKPGTSLDSWMYRIAQNIWVDNHRGRKAQRDERQLDEAENLMGVDGRNITESRLTLAAVVESIGRLPPDQQVLVAMVCVEGISYKEAASILNIPIGTVMSRLSRARQALFSALTDSATTSVRSASGQGH, via the coding sequence GTGGATGAAATCCAGTCGCGGATGATCCAGCTTCTGCCGCGCCTTCGCAGGTTTGCGCTCGCGTTGACGGGCGACAAGGACAAGGCGGACGACCTCGTGCAAGACACGTGCGAGCGTGCGCTCGCACACTTGGACCAGTGGAAGCCGGGAACGAGTCTCGATAGTTGGATGTATCGCATTGCGCAGAACATTTGGGTGGACAACCACCGCGGCCGCAAGGCACAGCGCGACGAGCGTCAGCTCGACGAGGCCGAAAACCTTATGGGCGTCGATGGGCGGAACATTACCGAAAGCCGCCTCACCCTTGCCGCTGTCGTAGAGAGTATTGGGCGGCTTCCACCCGACCAGCAGGTCTTGGTGGCCATGGTATGCGTCGAGGGCATTTCCTACAAAGAAGCAGCAAGCATCCTCAACATTCCCATCGGCACGGTTATGAGCCGCCTTTCCCGCGCCCGCCAGGCGCTGTTTTCGGCGCTGACAGACAGCGCCACAACCTCCGTTCGCTCGGCGTCCGGGCAGGGGCATTGA
- a CDS encoding response regulator transcription factor CtrA — protein MRVLLIEDDSATAQSIELMLQSEGFNCYTTDLGEEGVDLGKLYDYDIILLDLNLPDMSGYEVLKMLRVAKVQTPILILSGLAQIEDKVRGLGFGADDYMTKPFHKDELVARIHAIVRRSKGHAQSVIETGDLRVNLDTKTVEVNGQRVHLTGKEYQMLELLSLRKGTTLTKEMFLNHLYGGMDEPELKIIDVFICKLRKKLQVATGGQHYIETVWGRGYVLRNPGEDSSAAA, from the coding sequence ATGCGGGTCCTTCTGATCGAGGACGATAGCGCAACAGCGCAGAGCATCGAGCTGATGCTCCAGTCCGAGGGTTTCAACTGCTACACCACGGATCTCGGTGAAGAGGGCGTGGATCTCGGAAAGCTCTACGACTACGACATCATCCTGCTCGACCTCAATCTGCCGGACATGAGCGGCTACGAGGTTCTCAAGATGCTGCGGGTGGCGAAGGTCCAGACGCCCATTCTGATCCTCTCGGGTCTCGCGCAGATCGAGGACAAGGTGCGGGGACTTGGGTTCGGCGCCGACGACTACATGACGAAGCCGTTCCACAAGGATGAGCTCGTCGCACGCATTCACGCCATCGTGCGTCGCTCGAAAGGGCACGCACAGTCGGTTATCGAGACGGGCGACCTCAGGGTCAACCTCGATACCAAGACGGTCGAGGTCAATGGACAGCGCGTTCACCTCACCGGCAAAGAGTACCAGATGCTCGAGCTGCTCTCGCTCAGGAAGGGCACGACGCTTACCAAAGAGATGTTCCTCAATCATCTCTACGGCGGCATGGACGAACCGGAACTCAAGATCATCGACGTGTTCATCTGCAAGCTCAGGAAGAAGCTGCAGGTCGCGACCGGTGGCCAGCATTACATCGAGACGGTCTGGGGGCGCGGCTACGTTCTGCGCAATCCCGGCGAGGACAGCAGCGCTGCTGCCTGA
- a CDS encoding flagellar export protein FliJ translates to MKARETALRLKRFELNEKARKVSDLEMMIREFETIAGDLDRQIQAEEERTGVKDARHFAYSTFAKSAALRRDNLRASIAELRAKLEAAQQDYDATQQQLERVSTDQPREVSRNRRRPDRPTGLALR, encoded by the coding sequence ATGAAGGCACGCGAGACGGCGCTGAGACTGAAGCGCTTCGAGTTGAATGAAAAAGCCCGCAAGGTCAGTGATCTGGAAATGATGATCCGCGAGTTCGAGACCATCGCCGGTGATCTCGACCGCCAGATCCAGGCCGAGGAGGAGCGCACGGGCGTCAAGGATGCCAGGCACTTCGCCTATTCCACGTTCGCCAAATCCGCAGCCCTTCGCCGTGACAATCTTCGCGCCTCGATCGCCGAGTTGCGCGCGAAGCTCGAGGCGGCCCAGCAAGACTACGACGCGACCCAGCAGCAGCTCGAGCGCGTGTCCACGGATCAGCCCCGCGAAGTCTCGCGCAACCGCCGGCGTCCCGACCGTCCGACCGGACTGGCCCTGCGCTGA
- a CDS encoding class I SAM-dependent methyltransferase, whose amino-acid sequence MKPRLRVEDLERSNGRIVGIGRIEEDVVKTAYRRWAPIYDHTFGRVSTEGRKHAAEVINSSLEHGRVLEVGVGTGLALGDYGNHLEIVGIDLSPEMLEKAHERVVKEKLDHVKGLHEMDAGDLTFPDNSFDIVTAMFVMTVVPDPERVMRELARVTKPGGEVLLVNHFSQTEGVRGWVERRMAPFAEIIGWRSVFDQSRVMVCDNLVLSERKALRPWGIFTMMRFQKIAEDERPIAAE is encoded by the coding sequence ATGAAACCCCGCTTGCGCGTCGAGGATCTTGAGCGCTCGAACGGCCGCATCGTCGGCATCGGGCGCATCGAGGAGGATGTCGTCAAGACCGCCTACCGCCGCTGGGCACCGATCTACGATCACACCTTCGGCCGCGTCTCGACCGAGGGCCGCAAGCATGCGGCCGAAGTCATCAATTCCAGCCTCGAGCACGGCCGCGTTCTGGAGGTCGGCGTCGGCACCGGGCTGGCGCTTGGCGACTACGGCAATCACCTCGAAATCGTCGGCATCGACCTCTCGCCCGAGATGCTCGAAAAAGCCCACGAGCGTGTCGTCAAGGAAAAGCTCGACCACGTCAAAGGCCTGCATGAGATGGACGCCGGGGACCTGACCTTCCCGGACAACTCCTTCGACATCGTGACAGCGATGTTCGTCATGACGGTCGTGCCGGACCCCGAGCGCGTGATGCGCGAGTTGGCGCGCGTCACCAAACCCGGCGGTGAAGTTCTGCTGGTCAACCACTTCAGCCAGACCGAGGGCGTGCGCGGCTGGGTCGAGCGGCGCATGGCGCCGTTTGCAGAGATCATCGGCTGGCGCTCGGTGTTCGACCAGTCGCGCGTCATGGTCTGCGACAACCTCGTGCTCTCCGAGCGCAAGGCGCTGCGCCCGTGGGGCATCTTCACCATGATGCGCTTCCAGAAGATCGCCGAGGACGAAAGGCCGATTGCAGCCGAGTAG
- a CDS encoding S8 family serine peptidase: protein MKTDTLERSPICWSAPGWGRAGLVAVLSLSSSAMLQLDRARAGEVLASAAPGKGWVAEVEFAAEPGSESDPWRARTFAHGFSDSPRPNLPVETVPVRWLDGFQKQASHLGVVGGGFGAKQTEDADYTFGLSRLVKSVAVRTFGVVPTPDHGHGAHVVSSLPAPEKKAPSNAYSIFAGMPGNGGDFGSVILGVERAKASPASLEPCPSDICFGRELVAWSKALRSCTQDVRIGIIDTSFDISHPAFKKLKAIRKEFLDDVYPSDEDWHGTAILSLLAGDPDSGTPGLVPDATFLLATAFRSDAAGNASTDTGKLLEALDWLDKLDVDIVNMSFAGPRDPAVAKAIERMSLKGVVFVAAAGNMGPAAGASYPAAYPHVIAVTAVNRDGESYRNANRGAYVDIAAPGVDVLTALPGAKQGFQTGTSFAAPFVTAILATRISSGIIEGTEQHLLDQLPVRDLGISGRDPVYGVGLVLAPKQCPSNMVAKATVSKSASKSRAKKLANANATSRPARN from the coding sequence ATGAAGACGGATACTCTTGAACGTTCGCCGATCTGCTGGTCGGCCCCGGGATGGGGGCGGGCTGGTCTCGTTGCTGTTCTCTCTCTCTCTTCCTCGGCGATGCTACAACTCGATCGGGCTCGTGCGGGAGAGGTGTTGGCGTCGGCCGCACCCGGTAAAGGGTGGGTGGCCGAGGTCGAGTTCGCCGCCGAGCCCGGCTCAGAATCCGACCCATGGCGCGCACGAACCTTCGCACACGGTTTTTCCGATAGCCCGCGGCCGAACCTGCCGGTCGAGACCGTTCCCGTCAGATGGCTCGATGGATTTCAGAAGCAGGCGTCGCACCTTGGCGTGGTTGGAGGTGGGTTTGGCGCAAAGCAAACCGAGGATGCGGATTATACGTTCGGTCTCTCGCGTCTCGTTAAGAGCGTTGCGGTGCGCACCTTTGGCGTCGTGCCGACGCCAGATCACGGCCACGGAGCCCATGTCGTCAGTAGCCTTCCGGCGCCGGAGAAGAAGGCCCCAAGTAATGCCTACAGCATTTTCGCAGGTATGCCGGGGAACGGCGGCGACTTCGGCAGCGTCATCCTCGGAGTCGAGCGGGCGAAGGCGAGCCCGGCCTCGCTGGAGCCGTGCCCGAGCGACATCTGCTTCGGGCGTGAATTGGTAGCGTGGAGCAAGGCGTTGCGGTCCTGCACGCAGGACGTGCGCATTGGGATCATCGATACTTCGTTCGACATTTCCCACCCAGCGTTCAAGAAGCTCAAGGCGATCCGCAAGGAATTCCTCGACGACGTGTATCCTTCGGACGAGGACTGGCACGGCACGGCGATCCTGTCGCTACTTGCGGGTGATCCCGATAGCGGGACGCCGGGGCTCGTCCCGGATGCAACATTCCTGCTCGCGACGGCCTTCCGCAGCGATGCGGCGGGCAACGCGTCGACCGACACCGGCAAGTTGCTCGAAGCCTTGGACTGGCTCGACAAGCTCGACGTCGACATCGTCAACATGAGCTTTGCGGGGCCGCGCGATCCGGCCGTCGCGAAGGCGATCGAGCGCATGAGCCTCAAGGGCGTGGTGTTCGTTGCGGCCGCCGGCAACATGGGGCCGGCCGCCGGAGCAAGCTATCCGGCGGCGTATCCGCATGTGATCGCTGTCACCGCCGTCAATCGCGACGGCGAGAGCTACCGCAATGCCAACCGCGGTGCATATGTCGACATCGCGGCGCCGGGCGTGGACGTGCTGACGGCACTGCCGGGTGCAAAGCAGGGCTTCCAGACGGGGACGTCCTTCGCGGCGCCTTTCGTGACGGCCATCCTCGCCACGCGCATCTCAAGCGGCATCATCGAAGGAACCGAGCAGCATCTGCTGGATCAGCTTCCGGTGCGCGATCTCGGAATATCGGGGCGTGATCCGGTCTACGGCGTGGGGCTCGTGCTGGCGCCGAAACAGTGTCCGAGCAACATGGTCGCGAAGGCGACGGTCTCGAAAAGCGCGTCCAAGTCACGTGCCAAGAAGCTGGCCAATGCCAATGCCACTTCGCGGCCGGCCCGCAATTAG
- a CDS encoding FkbM family methyltransferase has product MNAFGFYALSRPEKLGILLARNTFAGRGSIRPLIEALFLPKRDTPRDCEIWGGQAKLRLPPKSSLKYILADERYNKAELEFLKLEIRPRDVFIDIGANIGFYTLWVGTLRSPDVRIISVEPNPSVYSALCENIDLNGLANVVTVQAAIGERDGETSFGVIPDGPGVGSILEKNGEQITVKMRTLANILSDHGAERCDILKIDVEGYEHHALMPYLTTTPTRNWPRALIIEQNGKSKSWPTDLIGFIVSSGYAVTLRTNGNVILSKNPEPHPTNERMMPGVYERPSRDAALNRTLLVPNQGEHDSKFPH; this is encoded by the coding sequence ATGAACGCATTTGGCTTCTACGCGCTTAGCCGCCCCGAAAAATTGGGCATTTTGCTAGCCAGAAATACGTTTGCCGGCCGGGGAAGCATCCGCCCCCTCATCGAAGCGCTTTTTCTTCCGAAACGCGATACCCCGCGGGATTGCGAGATCTGGGGCGGGCAGGCAAAGCTGCGATTACCACCTAAGTCCAGCCTAAAATACATCCTGGCGGACGAGCGCTACAACAAAGCTGAGCTTGAATTCCTCAAGCTCGAAATCCGCCCTCGCGATGTGTTCATAGACATCGGCGCAAACATCGGATTCTACACTTTGTGGGTTGGGACGCTGCGCAGTCCCGACGTTCGTATCATCTCTGTGGAACCCAACCCATCTGTGTATTCGGCCCTATGTGAGAACATAGATCTGAACGGCCTTGCGAATGTTGTCACAGTTCAAGCGGCCATCGGAGAACGAGATGGTGAGACGTCTTTCGGTGTCATACCGGACGGCCCCGGCGTGGGCTCCATACTCGAAAAGAACGGCGAACAGATAACCGTTAAAATGCGGACTCTAGCCAACATCCTTTCAGATCATGGCGCGGAGAGATGTGACATCCTGAAGATTGATGTCGAGGGATACGAGCATCACGCTCTGATGCCTTATCTGACCACAACGCCTACGAGGAACTGGCCTCGCGCCCTTATCATAGAGCAGAACGGCAAATCGAAGAGTTGGCCGACTGATCTCATTGGGTTCATCGTGTCCAGCGGCTACGCAGTTACGCTGCGAACAAACGGCAATGTAATTTTGTCGAAGAACCCCGAACCACATCCGACGAATGAGCGCATGATGCCGGGTGTCTACGAAAGACCCTCTCGAGACGCAGCGCTGAACCGCACGCTCCTCGTGCCAAACCAAGGCGAGCACGATTCAAAATTTCCTCACTGA
- a CDS encoding MBL fold metallo-hydrolase, which yields MTTSSTETLSLRAAIIPVTPFQQNCTLIWDEDSKAGAVIDPGGDLENVRRAIDELGVKVEKILLTHGHIDHAGGAAELKEALEVDVEGPHPADKFLLDNLAKQGEAYSIPARPVTPDRWLDEGDTVSIGEHTFEILHCPGHSPGSVVMVNRPHRLIVMGDVLFRGSIGRTDFPYGDHEALITAITSKLLPLGDDFTFICGHGPASTIGEERRSNPFLRG from the coding sequence ATGACCACATCGTCTACGGAAACCCTGAGCCTCAGGGCCGCCATCATCCCGGTGACGCCGTTCCAGCAGAACTGCACGCTGATCTGGGACGAGGACAGCAAGGCCGGCGCGGTTATCGACCCTGGCGGAGACCTCGAGAATGTGCGCCGGGCCATCGATGAGCTCGGTGTCAAGGTCGAGAAAATCCTGCTCACGCATGGTCATATCGACCACGCGGGCGGGGCGGCCGAGCTCAAGGAGGCACTTGAGGTGGACGTCGAGGGGCCGCACCCGGCGGACAAGTTCCTGCTCGACAACCTCGCCAAGCAGGGCGAGGCCTACAGCATCCCGGCGCGGCCGGTGACGCCCGATCGCTGGCTCGACGAGGGTGATACGGTCAGCATCGGGGAGCATACGTTCGAAATCCTGCACTGCCCTGGGCATTCGCCGGGTTCAGTGGTGATGGTCAACCGGCCGCACCGCTTGATCGTGATGGGAGACGTGCTGTTCCGCGGCTCGATCGGGCGCACAGATTTCCCGTACGGCGATCATGAGGCGCTGATCACCGCGATTACGAGCAAGCTGTTGCCGCTCGGTGACGATTTCACGTTCATCTGCGGGCACGGACCGGCCAGCACCATCGGCGAGGAGCGGCGCAGCAATCCGTTCCTGCGCGGCTAG
- a CDS encoding murein L,D-transpeptidase family protein, with amino-acid sequence MATLRDLLTMTLVLAAAIAGWSLSATAQQADLTEAQRQDRWRAAKNGRLSLPLPGTPDTSILPARLAAAGIDGGAPLLIRIFKADSQLEVWAKRRGTYVLFETYPICYWSGTIGPKLREGDRQAPEGFYSITMRHLHHGGRWRRSLNVGYPNPFDRINGRTGSAILVHGGCDSSGCFAMTDPVNAELYDLVSATLEAGAAHVPVHVFPFRMTDEKMAAAPTGRWTDFWRDLKRGYDSFERSRLPPHISVCGRRYRTRDATMFEREAEPIAMCPEDRHLLPEVPEFEQAVATTSGASRSKPRPPCDLSRPSCRKWVALRDRRTANRTVAGGISKRSQVR; translated from the coding sequence ATGGCAACCTTGCGGGATCTGCTGACCATGACCCTGGTGTTGGCTGCGGCCATCGCCGGATGGTCGCTGTCGGCCACCGCGCAGCAGGCGGATTTGACCGAGGCCCAGCGCCAGGACCGCTGGCGCGCGGCGAAAAACGGCCGCCTGAGCCTGCCACTGCCCGGCACACCGGACACGTCGATTCTGCCCGCGCGTCTTGCCGCCGCGGGTATAGACGGCGGCGCTCCGCTCTTGATCCGTATCTTCAAAGCGGATTCGCAGCTCGAAGTTTGGGCCAAACGGCGCGGAACCTACGTCCTCTTCGAGACCTATCCCATCTGTTACTGGTCCGGCACGATCGGCCCGAAACTGCGGGAGGGCGACCGCCAGGCGCCGGAGGGCTTCTACAGCATCACCATGCGCCACCTGCACCATGGCGGACGCTGGCGCCGCTCGCTCAACGTCGGCTATCCGAACCCGTTCGATCGCATCAACGGACGCACAGGATCGGCGATCCTCGTCCACGGCGGTTGCGATTCATCCGGCTGCTTCGCCATGACGGATCCCGTCAACGCCGAGCTCTACGACCTCGTCTCCGCCACACTGGAGGCCGGCGCCGCCCACGTCCCCGTACACGTATTCCCGTTCCGCATGACGGACGAGAAAATGGCTGCGGCACCCACAGGCCGGTGGACGGATTTTTGGCGCGACCTCAAGCGAGGCTACGACTCCTTCGAACGATCCCGATTGCCACCGCACATCTCGGTTTGCGGCCGCCGCTATCGCACGCGCGACGCCACGATGTTCGAGCGCGAGGCCGAGCCCATCGCCATGTGCCCGGAGGATCGCCATCTGCTGCCGGAAGTCCCCGAGTTCGAGCAGGCAGTTGCGACGACCTCGGGTGCGTCGCGGTCGAAGCCACGTCCGCCGTGCGATCTGTCGCGTCCAAGCTGCCGCAAGTGGGTCGCGCTACGTGATCGCCGCACGGCGAACCGCACCGTCGCGGGCGGCATCAGCAAGCGCTCGCAGGTGCGCTGA